One genomic window of Paramormyrops kingsleyae isolate MSU_618 chromosome 20, PKINGS_0.4, whole genome shotgun sequence includes the following:
- the dpcd gene encoding protein DPCD isoform X1 — protein MAAQSWVDLLKSSRKTVLVHDGKRKVHYLFSDGKEMAEEYDMKTDELAVRKWRTKSKLGAQGPWEMEVGESFLSTEAVLEHQLIKENCSNPVFMRKDTKTCFQWRVRNLPYPKEVYSLSVDPEERSCIIRTTNKKYYKKFGIPDLDRCQLPLESSALTFTHANNTLIISYKKPKEILTLEEDLLKNLKKMKSVNDGDADCKTQ, from the exons ATGGCGGCGCAGAGTTGGGTAGACCTTTTAAAATCTTCGAGAAAAACTGTTCTAGTTCACGATG GGAAGCGCAAAGTGCACTACCTGTTTTCGGATGGGAAAGAAATGGCAGAAGAGTATGATATGAAAACGGATGAACTTGCTG TACGAAAGTGGCGCACGAAGAGTAAACTGGGAGCTCAGGGGCCATGGGAGATGGAAGTTGGTGAATCCTTCCTCTCCACGGAGGCTGTGCTGGAGCATCAACTGATAAAGGAAAATTGTTCAAAT CCGGTGTTTATGCGTAAAGACACCAAAACCTGTTTTCAGTGGCGAGTCCGGAACCTTCCCTACCCCAAAGAGGTCTACAGTCTTTCGGTTGATCCAGAGGAACGCAGCTGCATCATTCGGACAACAAACAAAAA ATATTATAAAAAGTTCGGCATTCCAGACCTGGACAGGTGCCAGCTGCCACTGGAGAGCTCTGCCCTCACCTTCACTCATGCCAACAACACTTTAATTATTAGC TATAAGAAGCCCAAGGAGATTCTGACTCTAGAAGAAGATCTGCTAAAAAATCTGAAGAAGATGAAGAGTGTCAATGATGGAGATGCGGACTGCAAAACCCAGTGA
- the dpcd gene encoding protein DPCD isoform X2, which produces MVRKRKVHYLFSDGKEMAEEYDMKTDELAVRKWRTKSKLGAQGPWEMEVGESFLSTEAVLEHQLIKENCSNPVFMRKDTKTCFQWRVRNLPYPKEVYSLSVDPEERSCIIRTTNKKYYKKFGIPDLDRCQLPLESSALTFTHANNTLIISYKKPKEILTLEEDLLKNLKKMKSVNDGDADCKTQ; this is translated from the exons ATGGTTA GGAAGCGCAAAGTGCACTACCTGTTTTCGGATGGGAAAGAAATGGCAGAAGAGTATGATATGAAAACGGATGAACTTGCTG TACGAAAGTGGCGCACGAAGAGTAAACTGGGAGCTCAGGGGCCATGGGAGATGGAAGTTGGTGAATCCTTCCTCTCCACGGAGGCTGTGCTGGAGCATCAACTGATAAAGGAAAATTGTTCAAAT CCGGTGTTTATGCGTAAAGACACCAAAACCTGTTTTCAGTGGCGAGTCCGGAACCTTCCCTACCCCAAAGAGGTCTACAGTCTTTCGGTTGATCCAGAGGAACGCAGCTGCATCATTCGGACAACAAACAAAAA ATATTATAAAAAGTTCGGCATTCCAGACCTGGACAGGTGCCAGCTGCCACTGGAGAGCTCTGCCCTCACCTTCACTCATGCCAACAACACTTTAATTATTAGC TATAAGAAGCCCAAGGAGATTCTGACTCTAGAAGAAGATCTGCTAAAAAATCTGAAGAAGATGAAGAGTGTCAATGATGGAGATGCGGACTGCAAAACCCAGTGA